One genomic window of Myxococcus virescens includes the following:
- the rnk gene encoding nucleoside diphosphate kinase regulator, with the protein MRSEQTLIVTEADLERLRQVVDHNGGGRTAEFAEMLDAELTRARVVASEEVPPDVVTMNSKVVFEDEQTGERREVTLVYPRDASSDEGRISVLAPIGSALIGLTVGQTITWPLPGGRSKQLRIVAVPYQPEASGHYNL; encoded by the coding sequence ATGCGAAGCGAACAGACCCTCATCGTGACCGAAGCCGACTTGGAGCGCCTGCGCCAGGTGGTGGACCACAACGGAGGCGGCCGCACGGCCGAGTTCGCGGAAATGCTTGACGCGGAGCTGACCCGGGCCCGCGTCGTCGCGTCGGAAGAGGTGCCGCCCGACGTCGTGACGATGAACAGCAAGGTCGTCTTCGAGGACGAACAGACGGGAGAGCGCCGGGAGGTCACCCTTGTCTACCCGCGCGACGCCAGCAGCGACGAGGGGCGCATCTCCGTCCTGGCCCCCATCGGCAGCGCGCTCATCGGCCTGACCGTGGGGCAGACCATCACCTGGCCCCTGCCGGGCGGACGCTCCAAGCAGCTGCGCATCGTCGCGGTGCCCTACCAGCCCGAGGCCTCGGGCCACTACAACCTCTGA
- a CDS encoding ParA family protein has translation MAFIAFSTIKGGVGKTTLCSHVAAALADAGRQVLLLDLDPQAHASLVLGLESREGPCVGDALGPRPRHTLAQVVVASPKRPGLFIAPAAPRMAAQERELFQWGHRLQAIPRALKTLGWTPDIILADTPPSIGAYTEAVLASADLVVAPVPTGAFALQGLGEIETAWRDVREQGGELVAVVNLWDRRTTATNEAMEGALSESTVPVLRARIPRSESINQAGLGYEVVFDTSPQAAGVEELRALAQELAKRVGLR, from the coding sequence ATGGCGTTCATCGCGTTCTCCACCATCAAGGGCGGCGTCGGCAAGACGACGCTCTGCTCGCATGTGGCGGCGGCCCTCGCGGATGCCGGCCGCCAGGTGCTGCTGCTGGACCTGGACCCCCAGGCCCATGCGTCGCTGGTGCTGGGGCTGGAGAGCCGGGAAGGCCCCTGCGTGGGGGATGCGCTCGGGCCCCGTCCCAGGCACACGCTGGCGCAGGTGGTGGTGGCTTCACCGAAGCGGCCCGGCTTGTTCATCGCCCCCGCCGCGCCGCGCATGGCCGCGCAGGAGCGCGAGCTGTTCCAGTGGGGCCACCGCCTCCAGGCGATTCCTCGCGCGCTCAAGACGCTGGGGTGGACGCCGGACATCATCCTCGCGGACACCCCGCCCAGCATCGGCGCCTACACCGAGGCCGTGCTCGCCTCCGCGGACCTGGTCGTGGCCCCCGTGCCCACCGGCGCCTTCGCGCTCCAGGGGCTGGGGGAAATCGAGACCGCCTGGCGTGACGTTCGCGAGCAGGGCGGTGAGCTGGTGGCGGTGGTGAATCTGTGGGATCGCCGCACCACCGCGACCAACGAGGCCATGGAGGGCGCGCTGAGCGAGTCCACCGTGCCCGTGTTGAGGGCTCGGATTCCGCGCTCGGAGTCCATCAACCAGGCGGGGCTGGGCTATGAGGTGGTGTTCGACACGAGCCCGCAGGCGGCCGGCGTGGAGGAGCTGCGGGCCCTGGCGCAGGAGTTGGCGAAGCGCGTGGGGCTGCGCTGA
- a CDS encoding leucine-rich repeat domain-containing protein: MPKKNVSLAAQWKRVEKQAVQTLGRGSAGEYPEALEPRVVPFSTVFDPAPLLPPEYGALVKVLGYRWLSGASSTLGLLPPRWQVGLSQQVGVPDRPWDEVRAEREAGTHAYSFVMFAAHDIDDINGFAFGRGAAGASGVVWRVEDSLPVEELGTFSSWLEEELAALAVALKDVKEGTSPVAPADLAGASLPIKAKAPAKAKGPAALFDKFPRDSKELLFNGRKLGELPALIGEFTELESLWVRTTGIKAVPPELGRLSKLKKLDLSFNPELTELPPDLGDLESLESLNLNRTGLTTLPDALERLKRLTFLDLQSTPLTTLPPVLFRMTWLRTVDLYWTTLPPGEIERLRQALPECKVGVS; this comes from the coding sequence ATGCCGAAGAAGAACGTGTCGCTGGCGGCGCAGTGGAAGCGCGTGGAGAAGCAGGCCGTCCAGACCTTGGGGCGGGGCTCGGCCGGCGAGTATCCGGAGGCCCTGGAGCCGCGGGTGGTGCCGTTCTCGACCGTGTTCGACCCCGCGCCGCTCTTGCCTCCGGAGTACGGGGCGCTCGTCAAGGTGCTGGGCTACCGGTGGCTGTCGGGCGCGTCGTCCACGTTGGGCTTGCTGCCTCCGCGCTGGCAGGTGGGGCTGTCACAGCAGGTGGGCGTGCCCGACCGGCCATGGGACGAGGTCCGCGCGGAGCGCGAGGCGGGCACCCATGCCTATTCGTTCGTGATGTTCGCCGCCCACGACATTGACGACATCAACGGCTTCGCTTTTGGCAGGGGCGCCGCAGGCGCGTCCGGCGTGGTCTGGCGCGTGGAGGACAGTCTCCCCGTGGAGGAACTGGGGACGTTCTCCTCGTGGCTCGAGGAGGAGCTGGCGGCGCTGGCCGTGGCCTTGAAGGACGTGAAGGAGGGCACCTCGCCCGTGGCGCCCGCGGACCTGGCGGGCGCGTCCCTTCCCATCAAGGCGAAGGCGCCCGCGAAGGCGAAGGGCCCGGCTGCCTTGTTCGATAAGTTCCCCCGGGACTCGAAGGAGCTGCTGTTCAACGGCCGGAAGCTGGGCGAGCTGCCCGCGCTGATTGGCGAGTTCACCGAGCTGGAGTCCCTCTGGGTCCGGACGACGGGCATCAAGGCGGTGCCCCCGGAGTTGGGGCGCCTGTCGAAGCTGAAGAAGCTGGATCTGTCGTTCAACCCTGAGTTGACCGAGCTGCCGCCCGATCTGGGTGACCTGGAATCCCTCGAGTCACTCAACCTGAACCGCACGGGGCTGACGACGTTGCCCGACGCGCTGGAGCGGCTCAAGCGCCTGACGTTCCTGGATCTCCAGTCCACGCCGCTGACGACGCTGCCGCCCGTCCTCTTCCGGATGACCTGGTTGCGGACGGTGGACCTGTACTGGACGACCCTGCCTCCAGGGGAAATCGAGCGGCTGCGCCAGGCGCTCCCCGAGTGCAAGGTGGGGGTGAGCTGA
- a CDS encoding TonB family protein, which translates to MRTILNFELPEPAADAASSVLAQPTGALFRMGDAAGVEGFWSRWSGAVVVAVVLHAVVVAAGLSVSPASPKQVVREEPELVLLAFAAPPPPPPAGGGGAQPAAKKEVQRQARPKPAQRVMPTPVPRPEPVAEVKPETPPEPEPVVEPEPAPEPTVAKAEPASASSEASAVGGVVGGVVGGVVGGTQGGIVGSTAIGGTGDALTLKQVMRPPTVLKQVRPDYPRLAKQRNIQGVVVVRVIVGTDGRVEQAHTRVMRSVPALDAAAIAAVNQWHFTPALGRSGRLARVMIDIPVNFSLK; encoded by the coding sequence GTGAGAACGATTCTCAATTTCGAACTTCCGGAGCCCGCCGCGGATGCAGCATCCTCGGTGTTGGCACAGCCCACTGGGGCGCTCTTCCGCATGGGGGATGCCGCCGGGGTGGAGGGTTTCTGGAGCCGCTGGAGCGGGGCCGTTGTCGTGGCGGTCGTGCTCCACGCGGTCGTCGTCGCGGCGGGACTGTCCGTGTCCCCGGCGTCGCCGAAGCAGGTGGTGCGGGAGGAGCCGGAGCTGGTGTTGCTGGCGTTCGCCGCGCCTCCGCCCCCGCCGCCCGCGGGTGGTGGCGGGGCGCAGCCGGCCGCGAAGAAGGAAGTGCAGCGCCAGGCGCGTCCCAAGCCGGCGCAGCGGGTGATGCCGACCCCCGTTCCCCGGCCCGAGCCGGTGGCGGAGGTGAAGCCGGAGACGCCCCCTGAGCCGGAGCCCGTGGTGGAGCCTGAGCCTGCTCCCGAACCCACGGTGGCGAAGGCGGAGCCGGCGTCCGCGAGCAGCGAGGCGTCCGCGGTGGGCGGGGTGGTGGGTGGCGTGGTCGGTGGCGTCGTGGGTGGAACGCAGGGCGGCATCGTCGGGTCGACGGCCATTGGCGGCACGGGCGACGCGCTGACGCTGAAGCAGGTGATGCGGCCCCCCACGGTCCTCAAGCAGGTCAGGCCGGACTACCCCCGGCTGGCGAAGCAGCGGAACATCCAGGGCGTGGTGGTGGTGCGGGTCATCGTTGGCACGGACGGCCGGGTGGAGCAGGCGCACACCCGGGTGATGCGCTCCGTGCCCGCCCTGGACGCCGCGGCGATTGCCGCCGTGAATCAGTGGCACTTCACGCCCGCGCTGGGCCGTTCGGGGCGGCTGGCGCGAGTCATGATCGACATTCCGGTGAACTTCTCCCTGAAGTGA
- a CDS encoding c-type cytochrome, producing the protein MKRFLWLSVLAVASVSNVASASEELSKAKNCSTCHSATARLVGPSFKEIAARYAKQEGVEDKLTQRVRKGSSGVWGAIPMPANAQVSEAEARALVKWIMTQK; encoded by the coding sequence ATGAAGCGTTTTCTGTGGCTGTCTGTTCTCGCGGTGGCGTCGGTGTCCAACGTGGCCTCCGCGAGCGAGGAGCTCTCGAAGGCCAAGAACTGCTCGACGTGCCATTCAGCGACGGCGCGGCTGGTCGGTCCCTCATTCAAGGAGATTGCCGCCCGCTATGCGAAGCAGGAGGGCGTGGAGGACAAGCTGACGCAGCGCGTGCGCAAGGGCAGCAGCGGCGTCTGGGGCGCCATTCCGATGCCGGCGAACGCCCAGGTGTCGGAGGCCGAGGCGCGCGCGCTGGTGAAGTGGATCATGACGCAGAAGTAG
- a CDS encoding NUDIX hydrolase → MPYTPIIGTLGYVMSPDGQRVLLVHRNARPDDAHYGKFNGLGGKMERDEDVAACMRREIREEAGIECTRMVLRGTISWPGFGKHGEDWLGFVFRIDGFEGTPLERNPEGSLSWVPVADIQGLNLWDGDRHFLPLVFDADPRPFHGVMPYSGGRALSWSFSRL, encoded by the coding sequence ATGCCGTACACCCCGATCATCGGCACGCTCGGTTACGTGATGTCACCGGACGGGCAGCGCGTGCTGCTCGTCCACCGCAACGCCCGCCCGGATGACGCCCACTACGGGAAGTTCAATGGCCTGGGCGGGAAGATGGAGCGCGACGAGGACGTGGCCGCCTGCATGCGCCGGGAGATTCGCGAGGAGGCCGGCATCGAGTGCACGCGGATGGTGCTGCGCGGCACCATCTCCTGGCCCGGCTTCGGCAAGCACGGGGAGGACTGGCTGGGCTTCGTGTTTCGCATCGACGGCTTCGAAGGCACCCCGCTCGAGCGGAACCCGGAGGGCTCCCTCTCCTGGGTGCCCGTGGCGGACATCCAAGGCCTCAACCTGTGGGACGGCGACCGGCACTTCCTGCCGCTGGTGTTCGACGCCGACCCCCGGCCGTTCCATGGGGTCATGCCGTATTCCGGTGGCCGCGCGCTGAGCTGGTCCTTCAGCCGCCTGTAA
- a CDS encoding glutamate synthase subunit beta, with the protein MGKPTGFIEWERVHAVKRDKADRLGDWREFALPLAPDEAKRQAGRCMDCGVPFCHQGCPLGNLIPDFNEAVYRGRWREAYDLLSRTNGFPEMTGRLCPAPCEAACVLAIDRDPVTIEQMEKEIVERAFEEGWVKPRPPARRTGKTVGVVGSGPAGLAAAAQLNAAGHTVTVYERAARAGGLLRYGIPDFKLEKSVVDRRLALMEAEGITFVTGVDVGGALSYRALRAKHDALVLAMGARRPRELEVPGRELSGVVQAMEYLEHQNRLVSGQGQKDSRLDAAGRHVVVLGGGDTGSDCLGTALRQGAASVRQVELLPAPPAVRAEGNPWPRWPVIFRTSTSQEEGGERRFALMTKRLTGSDGRLQTLHAVEIEFQPEPGALPRLIERPGTEVTFETDLLVLAMGFTGPEVGNLSEELGVKLSPRGTVQVDARFATSADGVFCAGDASRGASLIVWALSDGREAAKACDAYLSGGRSALPTRGADCAF; encoded by the coding sequence ATGGGTAAGCCAACCGGATTCATCGAGTGGGAGCGCGTCCACGCGGTCAAGCGGGACAAGGCGGACCGGCTGGGCGACTGGCGCGAGTTCGCGCTGCCGCTGGCCCCCGACGAGGCCAAACGGCAGGCCGGCCGCTGCATGGACTGTGGCGTCCCCTTCTGCCACCAGGGCTGTCCCCTGGGGAACCTCATCCCCGACTTCAACGAGGCCGTGTACCGCGGGCGCTGGCGCGAGGCGTACGACCTGCTCAGCCGCACCAATGGCTTCCCGGAGATGACGGGCCGGCTGTGCCCGGCGCCGTGCGAGGCTGCGTGTGTGCTCGCCATCGACCGGGACCCGGTCACCATCGAGCAGATGGAGAAGGAAATCGTCGAACGGGCCTTCGAGGAGGGCTGGGTGAAGCCCCGGCCTCCGGCACGCCGCACCGGGAAGACGGTGGGCGTGGTGGGCTCCGGGCCCGCGGGACTGGCGGCGGCGGCGCAGCTCAACGCGGCCGGACACACCGTCACCGTGTACGAGCGGGCCGCCCGGGCCGGCGGCCTGCTGCGCTATGGCATCCCCGACTTCAAGCTGGAGAAGTCCGTGGTGGACCGGCGCCTGGCGCTGATGGAGGCGGAAGGCATCACCTTCGTCACCGGCGTGGACGTGGGCGGTGCCCTGAGCTACCGCGCGCTGCGCGCGAAGCACGACGCCCTGGTGCTGGCCATGGGCGCGCGCCGTCCGCGCGAGCTGGAAGTCCCCGGACGCGAGCTGTCCGGTGTCGTCCAGGCCATGGAGTACCTGGAGCACCAGAACCGGCTCGTCTCGGGCCAAGGCCAGAAGGACTCACGCCTGGACGCGGCCGGCCGGCACGTCGTGGTGCTGGGCGGCGGCGACACCGGCTCGGACTGCCTGGGTACCGCGCTGCGTCAGGGTGCGGCGAGCGTGCGGCAGGTGGAGCTCCTCCCCGCCCCGCCCGCGGTGCGCGCGGAGGGCAACCCCTGGCCGAGGTGGCCCGTCATCTTCCGCACCTCCACCAGCCAGGAGGAAGGCGGCGAGCGCCGCTTCGCGCTGATGACGAAGCGGCTGACGGGCAGCGACGGACGGCTCCAGACGCTGCACGCCGTGGAAATCGAGTTCCAGCCCGAACCTGGCGCCCTGCCCCGCCTCATTGAACGTCCCGGCACCGAGGTGACGTTCGAAACGGACCTGCTGGTGCTGGCCATGGGCTTCACGGGGCCCGAGGTGGGTAACCTCTCCGAGGAACTGGGGGTAAAGCTGTCTCCCCGCGGCACGGTACAGGTGGACGCGCGCTTCGCCACGTCCGCGGACGGGGTGTTCTGCGCCGGGGACGCGAGCCGGGGCGCCAGCCTCATCGTCTGGGCCCTGTCGGACGGTCGCGAAGCCGCCAAGGCCTGCGATGCGTATCTTTCCGGGGGGCGCTCCGCGCTTCCTACCCGGGGTGCGGACTGCGCCTTCTGA
- the gltB gene encoding glutamate synthase large subunit, translating into MSAFRPGRYGLYEPDTEHDACGVGFVAHLRGERSRGIVEDALELLNRLSHRAAAGRDPRTGDGAGILVQLPHRFFERESPKLPFALPPRRHYGVGQVFLPPEPEARAACEAAFEEVVVQEGQRVLGWRDVPVNPEHLGPVAREAAPVIRQLFVARRRMVPSAFERKLYRIRKLTENLIQARGVDPKGRFHVASLSSETLVYKGLMLPVDLPRFYSDLQQPDFVSALGLVHSRFSTNTFPTWELAQPFRFIAHNGEINTMRGNRNWMTARRGLLQTARLGGSLEALQPIIVPGKSDSAQFDNMVELLYLGGRTLPHALMMMIPEAWEGDALMSDERRAFYEYSSALLEPWDGPAAIAFTDGQLIGATLDRNGLRPARYLVTEDDRIILASEMGVIDVPPSQVRRKGRLTPGRMLLVDTTEGRILEDEDVKRDITTRWPYRRWLQRNVYTFDNLPAVTAPVRLRGEELWRAQRAFGYTAEDVRSVLTPMAETGKEPVGSMGTDTPLAVLSDHAPSLFSYFHQLFAQVTNPPIDPLRESLVMTLATALGPESNTFEETPEQCHRLSLPGPILTNGQLARLAAINDEGLFETRRLSLLYALDGGEGALEAAVEKLCDEAVDAVDAGASILLLSDRGVDAAHAAIPALLAMSAVHQRLVRDGIRMYTGLLLETAEAREVHHFACLFAYGAAAVNPYLALDTLRALADSGELAVDAEKAQDRFIHAVEEGLLKVMSKMGISTLQSYRGAQLFEAVGLQRSLVERHFTDTASRVEGVGLPELGREVAERHARGFGAEADAEAGMLPVGGQYRWRRLGERHKWNPATIARLQAAVRANDAATFAEYSRLADDETREHSNLRGLLEIAHEGRTPVPLDEVEPALSIARRFVTGAMSFGSISAEAHETLAIAMNRLGGRSNSGEGGEESRRYTRDENGDLRRSAIKQVASARFGVTTEYLVNADELQIKVAQGAKPGEGGQLPGHKVDERIARVRWSTPGVTLISPPPHHDIYSIEDLAQLIYDLQSVNPAARVGVKLVSEVGVGTIAAGVAKAGASCVVISGYEGGTGASPLSSIQHAGLPWELGLAETQQVLVHNGLRSRIRVQADGGMRTARDVLVATLLGAEEFGMATASLVAVGCVMLRKCHLNTCSAGIATQDAGLRERFQGKPEDVVNFFLLIAEDLRQRMAALGARSLQELVGRVDLLRQRPAVDHWKAKRVDLSGLLAAPAAPDSEPRHCTEPRIKDVSDHLDHALLRDASAVLDGGPPMLLNVPVANTHRAVGALLSGEIARRHGGQGLPDGRLHVRMKGSAGQSFGAFVVKGVTLELEGDANDYVGKGLSGGRIIVYPPQASRFTAEENVLVGNTALYGATAGEVYLRGLAGERFAVRNSGAQAVVEGVGDHGCEYMTGGAVVVLGPTGRNFAAGMSGGIAYVLDREQSFRQRCNLEMVELESLVDESEIWLVHGMVERHLHHTGSALARRVLDNWELMVPRFVKVMPTDYKRVLQARRAARRPPESTSAALPQSAAGRA; encoded by the coding sequence ATGTCGGCATTCCGCCCCGGCCGGTACGGCCTGTATGAGCCAGACACCGAGCATGACGCCTGCGGCGTGGGATTCGTCGCCCACCTGAGGGGTGAGCGCTCGCGAGGCATCGTCGAGGACGCCCTGGAGCTCCTCAACCGGCTCAGCCACCGGGCGGCCGCGGGCAGGGACCCACGAACCGGCGACGGCGCCGGCATCCTGGTGCAGCTCCCCCACCGCTTCTTCGAGCGGGAGTCCCCGAAGCTGCCCTTCGCCCTCCCGCCGCGCCGGCACTACGGCGTGGGCCAGGTGTTCCTCCCGCCCGAGCCCGAGGCCCGGGCCGCCTGTGAGGCCGCCTTCGAGGAGGTCGTCGTACAGGAGGGCCAGCGCGTGCTCGGCTGGCGCGACGTGCCCGTGAACCCGGAGCACCTGGGCCCCGTGGCGCGTGAGGCCGCCCCCGTCATCCGCCAGCTCTTCGTGGCGCGGCGGCGCATGGTCCCCAGCGCCTTCGAGCGGAAGCTGTACCGCATCCGCAAGCTGACGGAGAACCTCATCCAGGCGCGCGGCGTGGACCCCAAGGGCCGCTTCCACGTGGCGTCGCTGTCGTCGGAGACGCTCGTCTACAAGGGGCTGATGCTGCCGGTGGACCTGCCGCGCTTCTACTCCGATTTGCAGCAGCCGGACTTCGTGAGCGCGCTGGGCCTGGTCCACTCGCGCTTCTCCACCAACACGTTCCCGACGTGGGAGCTGGCGCAGCCGTTCCGCTTCATCGCGCACAACGGTGAAATCAACACCATGCGTGGCAACCGGAACTGGATGACCGCGCGGCGCGGCCTGCTCCAGACGGCGCGCCTGGGCGGCAGCCTGGAGGCGCTCCAGCCCATCATCGTCCCGGGCAAGAGCGACTCGGCGCAGTTCGACAACATGGTGGAGCTGCTCTACCTGGGCGGTCGCACCCTGCCCCACGCGCTGATGATGATGATTCCGGAGGCGTGGGAGGGCGACGCGCTGATGTCCGACGAGCGGCGCGCCTTCTATGAATACTCCTCCGCCCTGCTGGAGCCGTGGGACGGGCCGGCGGCCATCGCCTTCACGGACGGGCAGCTCATCGGAGCCACGTTGGATCGCAACGGCCTGCGGCCCGCGCGCTACCTCGTCACGGAGGACGACCGCATCATCCTCGCCTCGGAGATGGGCGTCATCGACGTGCCGCCCTCGCAGGTGCGCCGCAAGGGCCGCCTGACGCCGGGCCGCATGCTGCTGGTGGACACCACCGAGGGCCGCATCCTGGAGGACGAGGACGTCAAGCGCGACATCACCACGCGCTGGCCCTACCGCCGCTGGCTCCAGCGCAACGTCTACACCTTCGACAACCTCCCCGCCGTCACCGCCCCGGTGCGCCTGCGCGGCGAGGAGCTGTGGCGGGCCCAGCGCGCCTTCGGCTACACCGCCGAGGACGTGCGCTCGGTGCTCACGCCCATGGCGGAGACGGGCAAGGAGCCAGTGGGCTCCATGGGCACGGACACGCCGCTGGCGGTGCTCAGCGACCACGCCCCCAGCCTCTTCTCCTACTTCCACCAGCTCTTCGCGCAGGTGACCAACCCACCCATCGACCCGCTGCGCGAGTCGCTGGTGATGACGCTGGCCACCGCGCTGGGCCCGGAGAGCAACACCTTCGAAGAGACGCCGGAGCAGTGCCACCGGCTGTCCCTCCCCGGCCCCATCCTCACCAACGGGCAGCTCGCGCGGCTGGCGGCCATCAATGACGAGGGCCTGTTCGAGACGCGCCGCCTGTCGCTCCTCTACGCCCTGGACGGAGGCGAAGGCGCGCTCGAGGCGGCGGTGGAGAAGCTCTGCGACGAGGCCGTGGACGCGGTGGACGCGGGCGCCAGCATCCTGCTCTTGAGCGACCGCGGCGTGGACGCGGCGCACGCGGCCATTCCCGCGCTGCTGGCCATGTCCGCGGTGCACCAGCGGCTCGTCCGTGACGGCATCCGCATGTACACCGGCCTGCTGCTGGAGACGGCGGAGGCGCGCGAGGTGCACCACTTCGCCTGCCTGTTCGCCTACGGCGCCGCGGCGGTGAACCCGTACCTGGCGCTGGACACGCTCCGGGCCCTGGCGGACAGCGGCGAGCTGGCCGTGGACGCGGAGAAGGCGCAGGACCGCTTCATCCACGCCGTGGAGGAAGGCCTGCTCAAGGTGATGTCGAAGATGGGCATCTCCACCCTCCAGTCCTACCGCGGCGCGCAGCTCTTCGAGGCCGTGGGGCTCCAGCGCTCGCTGGTGGAGCGGCACTTCACCGACACGGCGTCGCGCGTGGAGGGGGTGGGCCTGCCGGAGCTGGGGCGCGAAGTGGCGGAGCGTCACGCCCGGGGCTTCGGCGCGGAAGCGGACGCGGAGGCCGGCATGCTGCCCGTGGGCGGCCAGTACCGCTGGCGCCGTCTGGGCGAGCGGCACAAGTGGAACCCGGCCACCATCGCCAGGCTCCAGGCGGCGGTGCGCGCGAACGACGCCGCCACCTTCGCGGAGTACTCGCGGCTCGCGGACGACGAGACGCGCGAGCACTCCAACCTGCGCGGCCTGCTCGAAATCGCCCACGAGGGCCGCACGCCCGTGCCGCTGGACGAGGTGGAGCCGGCGCTCTCCATTGCCCGGCGCTTCGTCACCGGCGCCATGTCCTTCGGCTCCATCAGCGCGGAGGCGCACGAGACGCTGGCCATCGCGATGAACCGGCTGGGCGGGCGCTCCAACAGCGGCGAGGGCGGCGAGGAGTCGCGGCGCTACACCCGGGACGAGAACGGAGACCTGCGCCGCAGCGCCATCAAGCAGGTGGCCAGCGCGCGCTTCGGCGTCACCACGGAGTACCTGGTCAACGCGGACGAGCTCCAAATCAAGGTGGCCCAGGGCGCCAAGCCCGGCGAGGGCGGCCAGCTGCCCGGCCACAAGGTGGATGAGCGGATTGCCCGCGTGCGCTGGTCCACGCCGGGCGTGACGCTCATCTCCCCGCCACCGCACCACGACATCTACTCCATCGAGGACCTGGCGCAGCTCATCTACGACCTCCAGTCGGTGAATCCGGCCGCGCGCGTCGGCGTGAAGCTGGTCAGCGAGGTGGGCGTGGGCACCATCGCCGCGGGCGTGGCCAAGGCCGGCGCCAGCTGCGTGGTCATCTCCGGCTACGAGGGCGGCACGGGCGCCTCGCCGCTGTCCAGCATCCAGCACGCGGGCCTGCCCTGGGAGCTGGGGCTGGCGGAGACGCAGCAGGTGCTGGTGCACAACGGGCTGCGCTCGCGCATCCGCGTTCAGGCGGACGGCGGCATGCGCACCGCACGGGACGTGCTGGTGGCCACGCTCCTGGGCGCCGAGGAGTTCGGCATGGCCACCGCCAGCCTGGTGGCCGTGGGCTGCGTCATGCTGCGCAAGTGTCACCTCAACACCTGTTCGGCGGGCATCGCCACGCAGGACGCGGGGCTGCGCGAGCGCTTCCAGGGCAAGCCCGAGGACGTGGTGAACTTCTTCCTCCTCATCGCGGAGGACCTGCGCCAGCGGATGGCCGCGCTGGGCGCGCGCTCCCTGCAGGAGCTGGTGGGCCGCGTGGACCTGCTGCGGCAGCGCCCGGCGGTGGACCACTGGAAGGCGAAGCGCGTGGACCTGTCCGGGCTGCTCGCCGCGCCGGCCGCGCCGGACAGCGAGCCGCGCCACTGCACCGAGCCGCGCATCAAGGACGTGTCCGACCACCTGGACCACGCGCTGCTGCGCGACGCCAGCGCGGTGCTGGACGGCGGACCGCCCATGCTGCTCAACGTGCCGGTGGCCAACACCCACCGCGCCGTGGGCGCCCTGTTGTCGGGGGAGATTGCCCGGCGTCACGGGGGCCAGGGGCTGCCGGATGGCCGGCTCCATGTGCGGATGAAGGGCTCCGCCGGCCAGAGCTTCGGCGCCTTCGTGGTGAAGGGCGTGACGCTGGAGCTGGAGGGTGACGCCAACGACTACGTGGGCAAGGGCCTGTCCGGTGGACGCATCATCGTCTACCCGCCGCAGGCCAGCCGCTTCACCGCCGAGGAGAACGTGCTGGTGGGCAACACCGCGCTCTATGGCGCCACGGCCGGCGAGGTCTACCTGCGGGGGCTCGCGGGTGAGCGCTTCGCGGTGCGAAACAGCGGCGCGCAGGCCGTCGTGGAGGGCGTGGGCGACCACGGCTGCGAATACATGACGGGCGGCGCGGTGGTGGTGCTGGGCCCCACCGGGCGCAACTTCGCGGCGGGCATGAGCGGCGGCATCGCCTACGTGCTCGACCGCGAGCAGTCCTTCCGGCAGCGCTGCAACCTGGAGATGGTGGAGCTGGAGTCCCTGGTGGACGAGTCCGAAATCTGGCTCGTGCACGGCATGGTGGAGCGGCACCTGCACCACACCGGCAGCGCGCTGGCGCGGCGGGTACTGGACAACTGGGAGCTGATGGTGCCGCGCTTCGTGAAGGTGATGCCCACGGACTACAAGCGGGTCCTCCAGGCACGGCGCGCGGCGCGCAGACCACCGGAGTCCACATCCGCGGCGTTGCCCCAGTCCGCGGCGGGGAGGGCCTGA